The Streptomyces sp. NBC_00102 genome segment TGACCCAGGCCAAGGCCGGTCGCATGCTCGGCGTCACGCACCAGCGCATCGCCCAGCTCGCACCCAAGGCAGCGAACAAGAACGCCAAGAAGAAGTCCGTGGCCGCCTGACGGGCATGACGCACCGTCGCGCCGTCCCGCGCGACCGCCGCACAGGCAGGTCGGACGCATCCGAGGTGCGTCGGCACGCCGCGACGGAGGGCCGTACCGCACGACCGGCTGGTACCGCACGGAAACCCGCCGCATGAACCACGAATCCCCAGGTCAGAACGATTCTGCCTGGGGACGCTGGGTGGGGCGGGTGGGACTCGAACCCACGGCCGACGGATTATGAGTCCGCTGCTCTAACCGGCTGAGCTACCGCCCCGTTTCGGCGTGGCGCGTACATGTGTGCGCGCCGTCTGCCGCAGCATAGCCGGTCATACGATCTCTCGCTGCGGCTGGTCGACTTCGCTTGATCTTGAGGACCGCGCTGCGTGCTGCCCGGTTCCGGGCGGCCGGAAAGCCACCCGAACGTGTCACGGGAGAGGTGCCGGAGGGGCTCGGGGCGGTCGGCGAGTGACGTGCGCCACGGTCGCGGCGCACGCGGGGTCACAAACGCGGAAGAGGACCCCGAAGGGTCCTCTTCCGTTGGCTCCCCCGACTGGACTCGAACCAGTAACCCTCCGGTTAACAGCCGAATGCTCTGCCAATTGAGCTACAGGGGACCGCGCTCCCCCGACTGGACTCGAACCAGTAACCTGCCGGTTAACAGCCGGCTGCTCTGCCAATTGAGCTACAGGGGATTGCTGCGTTGCCTCGAAATCGTACCTGCCTGGCTACTGCCGGGCGGCGCGCTCTCGCTGCGACACATACATTAGCGCAAGCAGGGGGGTGCTTCGCCAATCGGTATGCCCCGGGGTGATCTCGGGCGCCTCCGGGTAGGCGGGGAGCAGACGTCCCACGCAGCGAACGTCCCACGCAGCGAACGCAGAACGAAGGGTGACTGCCATGCGGTACCGGCTCACGTTCATCGCCGGCCTCGCTCTCGGCTACGTGCTCGGCACGCGGGCCGGCCGGGAGCGCTACGAGCAGCTGAAGAAGTCCGCCCGCCAGGTCGCCGAGAACCCTGCCGTGCGGAACACCGTGGAGTCCGCCGCGCAGAGCGGCCGGGAGTACGCGGGGAAGGCGTACCACTCGGTGAGCGAGAAGGTCGGCGAGAAGGTCGAAGGCCGGGTCCCCGCCTCGGTGGCCGACCGGGTGCGGTCGCTCCGGGAGCGCGCCGGACACAACGGCGTCGAGGACGACTGGGGCACCACCAACACCTGACCCGTCCCGCGTCACCCGCAACCGCCTCGGGCCCCCGCACACCGCGGGGGCCCGAGGCGGTTGCGGGTGAGCCCACGCGATGCGGCAGAATCCGTACATGGGCATAGTCGCCGGCTTGGACAGTTCCGCCGCCTTCACACACATCGTCGTCTGCGACACGGACACGGGTGCCGTGCTGCGGCAGGGGTACGCCGCGCATCCGGTCGAGCCGAAGGCCGTGGAGGTCGATCCGCAGGCCTGGCTGCTCTCCCTCGGTGAGGCGGCGGCCGGCGGGCTGCTGGAGAACGTCGAGGCCATCGGGGTCGCCGCGCAGCAGCACGGGCTGGTGGCGCTGGACCGGCAGGGCACGCCCGTCCGTCCGGCGCTGGTGGGCAACGACCGGCGGGCGCAGGTCGCCGCGGCGGATCTGGTCGACGGGCTCGGCGGGCGACAGCCCTGGGCCGAGGCGGTCGGGGCCGTACCGCAGGCGTCTCAGCCGGTGGCGAAGCTGCGGTGGCTGGCGCGTACCGAGCCGGAGAACGCCAAGCGTGTGGCGGCCGTGCTCCAGCCGCACGACTGGCTGGTGTGGCAGTTGCTCGGCCGTCCCGCGCGGCGGACCACCGACCGGGGCGCGGCCTCGGGTACGGGGTACTGGTCGGCGCGGACGTCGTCCTACCGGCCCGATCTCGTGGAGCTGGCGCTCGGCCATCAGGCGGCGCTGCCCGAGGTGCTGGGCCCCTCGGACGCGGCCGGGACGACCCCCGAGGGGCTGCTGATCTCCGCCGGTACCGGCGAGACGATGGCGGCGGCGTTCGGGCTGGGGGTCGCAGCCGGGGACGCGGTGGTGTCGCTGGGGGCCTCCGGGTCCGTGATGGCGGTGCACCACGAGGCGCTGGCCGATCCGCGCGGGATGATCACCTCCTTCGCCGACGCGACCGGGATGCACCTGCCGGTGGTGCACACCTCCAACGCGGTACGGGCCCTGCGCGGGACCGCCGACATGCTCGGTCTGGACGGAGGGCTGGAGGAACTGTCGGAGCTGGCGCTGAAGTCGACGCCCGGGTCCTCCGGTCTCGTGCTGCTGCCGTACCTGGAGGGCGAGCGGACCCCGCAGCTTCCGCACGCGGCGGGCACGCTCTGCGGGCTGCGGCGCGAGTCGATGAAGCCGGAGCACCTGGCGCGGGCCGCGTTCGAGGGGATGCTCTGCTCGCTGGCCGACGCGCTCGACGTGCTGCGCCGGCGCGGGGTGCGGGTGCGGCGGGTGTTCCTGCTGGGCGCGGCGGCCGAACTGCCCGCGGTGCGCGCGATGGCGCCGGCGGTCTTCGGTACGCAGGTCGTCGTGCCGCAGCCCGCGCAGTACGCGGCGCTGGGCGCGGCGCGGCAGGCGGCGTGGGCGCTGGGGGTCTCGCAGGGCCGGCTCGACCCGGGTACTCCCCCGGCCTGGCAGGGTGCGTCGGCGCAGGTGCTGGAGCCGGGCGAGGAGCTGCCGGTGGGCCGGGCGGTGCGTCAGCAGTACGAGGCGACGCGCGAGCAGATCCACCCGGGGGCGTTCGCGTCCGACGGGCCGGGCGCGGAGGACGGTACGGACTGACGGCGGTCGTGAGCCCCACGCCCGCTTCTTGACCTCGGCTTGGGGAAATCCGTTCGTCCCTTCGGAGGGCGGCACGGCAAGATGGTTCGGCCTCTGCCGTCGCCGACCCGAGAGACACGCGTGCTCATAAAACTGCTCAGGTCCTTCCTGGGCCCCTACCGAAGGCCGATCCTGCTGCTGGTGTTCCTCCAGCTCCTGCAGACCTGCGGCTCGCTCTTCCTGCCCAGCCTGAACGCCGACATCATCGACAACGGTGTCGTGAAGGGCGACACGGGCTACATCCTGGAGTACGGCGGCCTGATGATCGCCGTCAGCGTCGTCCAGGTCGTCTGCAACATCGGCGCCGTCTACTTCGGGGCGCGGACCGCCTCCTCGCTCGGCCGTGACCTGCGGGCCTCGGTCTTCGACCGGGTGCAGTCGTTCTCGGCCCGTGAGGTCGCCCGGTTCGGGGCGCCCTCGCTGATCACCCGTACGACCAACGACGTCCAGCAGATCCAGATGCTGGTCCTGATGAGCTTCACGCTGATGGTGTCCGCGCCCATCATGTGCGTCGGCGGGATCATCATGGCGCTCGGCCAGGACGTGCCGCTCTCCGCCGTGCTGCTGGCCGTGGTGCCGCTGCTGGGGATCGCGGTGAGCCTGATCGTCCGGAAGATGCGGCCGCTGTTCCGCACGATGCAGACGCGGCTCGACACGGTGAACCGGGTGCTGCGCGAGCAGATCACCGGCAACCGCGTGATCCGCGCGTTCGTGCGCGACGGGTACGAGGTGAAGCGGTTCCGGGGTGCGAACACGGAGCTGACCGACGTGGCGGTCTCCACGGGCCGGCTGATGGCGCTGATGTTCCCGACCGTGATGACGGTGGTGAACGTGTCGTCGATCGCGGTGGTGTGGTTCGGTGCGCACCGGATCGACAGCGGCGGGATGCAGATCGGGGCGCTGACGGCGTTCCTGTCCTATCTGATGCAGATCGTCATGTCCGTCATGATGGCCACCTTCATGTTCATGATGGTGCCGCGCGCCGAGGTGTGCGCCGAGCGCATCGACGAGGTCCTGGAGACCGAGTCCAGTGTGGTGCCGCCCGTCGCCCCGGTGACGGAGCTGCGCCGCCACGGCCATCTGGAGCTGCGGGGTGCGGAGTTCCGTTACCCGGGCGCCGAGGAGCCGGTGCTGCGCGCGGTGGACCTGGTGGCGCGGCCCGGGGAGACGACCGCGATCATCGGGTCGACGGGCAGCGGGAAGTCGACGCTGCTCGGCCTCGTGGCGCGGCTGTTCGACGTGACGGAGGGCGAGGTCCTCGTCGACGGTACGGACGTGCGGACGCTGGATCCGGCTCTGCTGGCGAAGACGGTGAGCCTGGTCCCGCAGAAGCCGTATCTCTTCTCGGGGACGGTGGCGTCGAACCTGCGGTACGGGAACCCGGACGCGACCGACGAGGAGCTGTGGCACGCGCTGGAGGTGGCGCAGGCGAAGGAGTTCGTCGAGGGGCTGGAGAACGGTCTGAACGCGCCGGTCGCGCAGGGCGGCACCAATGTCTCCGGCGGTCAGCGGCAGCGTCTCGCGATCGCGCGGACACTGGTGCGCAAGCCGGAGATCTACCTCTTCGACGACTCGTTCTCGGCGCTCGACTACGCGACCGACGCGGCGCTGCGCAAGGCGCTCGGGCGGGAGACCGCGGGGGCGACGGTGGTGATCGTGGCGCAGCGGGTGTCGACCATCCGCGACGCGGACCGGATTCTCGTCCTGGACGAGGGCCGGGTCGTGGGCACGGGCACCCATCGCGAGCTGATGGACGGCAATGAGACGTACCGGGAGATCGTTCTCTCCCAGCTGACGGAAGCGGAGGCGGCGTAATGGCCGGGCCGGGCGGACGGATGATGGCCGGGGCGCCCGTACAGAAGTCGGCCGACTTCAAGGGGTCGGCCAAGCGGCTGCTGGGGCGGTTCAGCACGGAGAAGTCCTCGCTGTACCTGATGCTCTGCGCGGGTGTGCTGAGCGTGGGTCTGTCGGTGGTCGGGCCGAAGATCCTCGGTGCGGCGACGGACCTGATCTTCGGTGGGGTCATCGGGCGGAGCATGCCCGAGGGCGCCACGAAGGCACAGGCGATCCAGCACCTGCGGGACAAGGGCGACGGCGGTCTCGCCGATCTGCTCTCCGGGGTGGACTTCACTCCGGGCGAGGGCATCGACTTCACCGCGGTGGGGCATGTCCTGCTGGCGGTACTGGCGGTGTACGTCGGTGCGGGGCTGCTGATGCTGGTGTCGACGCGGCTGTCGATCCGGGTGATCAACCGGGTGGTGTTCCAGCTCCGCGAGGATCTTCAGACGAAGCTGTCGCGGCTGCCGCTGTCGTACTTCGACAAGAAGCAGCGCGGTGAGGTGCTGAGCCGGGCGACCAACGACATCGACAACATCTCGCAGACGCTCCAGCAGACGATGGGGCAGCTGATCAACTCGCTGCTGACGATCGTCGGCGTGCTGGTCATGATGTTCTGGATCTCCCCGCTGCTGGCGCTCGTGGCGCTCGTCACGGTGCCGCTGTCGGTGGTCGTGGCGTCGCGGGTGGGCAAGCGTTCGCAGCCGCAGTTCGTGCAGCAGTGGAAGGTCACGGGCCGGCTCAACGCCCACATCGAGGAGATGTACACCGGGCACGCCCTGGTGAAGGTCTTCGGGCGTCAGGACGAGTCGGCCGAGCGGTTCGCGGAGGACAACGAGGCGCTCCACGAGGCCGCGTTCAAGGCGCAGTTCAACAGCGGGATCATGCAGCCGCTGATGATGTTCGTGTCGAACCTGAACTACGTGCTGGTCGCGGTCGTCGGCGGGCTGCGGGTGGCGTCGGGTTCGCTGTCGATCGGTGACGTGCAGGCGTTCATCCAGTACTCGCGGCAGTTCTCGATGCCGCTGACGCAGGTGGCGTCGATGGCGAACCTGTTGCAGTCCGGTGTCGCGTCGGCCGAGCGGGTCTTCGAGCTGCTGGACGCCGAGGAGCAGGAGGCCGATCCGGCCGACGCGCAGCGTCCCTCCGAGCTGCTGGGCAGTGTGCGGCTGGAGAAGGTGTCGTTCCGCTACGACCCGGAGAAGCCGCTCATCGAGGATCTGTCGCTGAGCGTGGAGCCCGGGCAGACGGTGGCCATCGTGGGGCCGACGGGTGCGGGCAAGACGACGCTGGTCAACCTGCTGATGCGGTTCTACGAGGTGACCGGCGGGCGGATCCTGCTGGACGGCGTGGACGTGGCGCGGATGTCGCGCGACGAGCTGCGGACCGGGATAGGCATGGTCCTCCAGGACACCTGGCTGTTCGGCGGTTCGATCGCGGAGAACATCGCGTACGGCGCTTCGCGCGAGGTCACCCGGGAGGAGATCGAGGAGGCGGCCCGCGCGGCGCACGCGGACCGGTTCGTCCGTACGCTCCCCGAGGGGTACGACACCGTCATCGACGACGAGGGCACCGGGGTCAGCGCGGGCGAGAAGCAGCTGATCACCATCGCGCGGGCGTTCCTGTCCGACCCGGTGATCCTGGTGCTGGACGAGGCGACCAGCTCGGTCGACACGCGTACCGAGGTGCTGATCCAGAAGGCGATGGCACGCCTGGCGCACGGGCGGACCAGCTTCGTGATCGCGCACCGGCTCTCCACGATCCGGGACGCCGACGTGATCCTGGTGATGGAGAACGGTTCGATCGTGGAGCAGGGTTCGCACGAGGAGCTGCTCGCGGCGAAGGGTGCGTACGCGCGGCTGTACGCCGCTCAGTTCGCCGAGGCGCTGGCCGAGGTGGACTGACCTCCGGAGAGGCCGCGTCCGGCCGAGGGCCGAAGGCACCCGAGGGCGCTCCTGGACTGCCGGGAGCGCCCTCGGGCGTCGTCCGGGTCAGTCGAGGTAGCCGCGGAGCTGCTCGGCGTAGGCGTGGCCGCGGAGCCTGGCGAGGGTCTTGGCCTCGATCTGGCGGATGCGTTCGCGGGTGACGCCGAAGAGGGTGCCGATCTCCTCCAGGGTGCGGGAGCGTCCGTCGTCCAGGCCGTAGCGGAGCCGGACGACGCGGCGTTCGCGTTCGCCGAGGGTGGAGAGGACCGCTTCGAGGTGTTCGCGCAGCAGCAGGAAGGACGCGGACTCGGCGGGTGAGGCGGCGTCGCCGTCCTCGATGAGGTCGCCGAAGCAGACGTCCGCCTCCTCGCCGACGGGGGCGTGCAGCGAGACGGGTTCCTGGGCGAGCCGCAGGACCTCGCGGATGCGTTCCGCGGAGAGGCCGAGTTCGGCGCCGACCTCCTCGGCGGCGGGGTCGTGGCCGCGTTCCTGGAGGAGGCGGCGGCGTACCCGGACGACGCGGTTGATCTGCTCGACGACGTGGACCGGGACGCGGATGGTGCGGGCCTGGTCGGCGAGGGCGCGGGACATGGCCTGGCGGATCCACCAGGTCGCGTAGGTGGAGAACTTGTAGCCCCGGGCGTAGTCGAACTTCTCGACGGCCCGGATGAGTCCGAGGTTTCCCTCCTGGACCAGGTCGAGCAGGGTGAGGCCGCGTCCGACGTAGCGCTTGGCGACGGAGACGACGAGCCGGAGGTTGGCCTCGATGAGGCGGCGTTTGGCGGTGCGGCCGAGGACGACGATCCGGTCGAGGTCGTGGGCGAGCCGGGAGTCGGGGTCGGGTGAGGCGGCGAGGCGTTCCTCGGCGAAGAGTCCGGCCTCCACGCGGCGGGCGAGCTCCACCTCCTCGGCGGCGGTCAGCAGCGGGACGCGGCCGATCTCCCGGAGGTACTGGCGCAGGAGGTCCGAGCCGGCCCCGGTGTGGTCGCCGGCCCGGCTCGGGGGCGGCGCGGACGGGAGCTCGTCGCCGTCGTCTTCGTGCAGGAGGGCCTCGGGAGGCGCGGGGGGCCGGGCCCCGCTCTCCGGATGGTGCGCGGCCCTGCTCTGCGGGGGAATCGCGGGGGCGTACGCGGGCGCGGGGTCTTGGTCCGTCGTACTCGTCACGGTCCGGGTCTGCACGGGGGCGACCTCCAGGTGATCGCTGCCGGAACGCGGGGTCGGGGGTCCGCCCTCGGTGGGCCGACGCGCTCCGATGACTCAGGCACCGCCGTCCAGTGTGGCGTACGGCACAACACCGCCACGAGGGGCGTGCGGCGACTTTTTCCGCGCCCCGGCGAAGCCGGTACGGGCCGTACGGGCTCGGGCCGGGGCCCGGTCCTGGTGGGAGCCCCGGGTGGTGTCAGAGGGCGTCGGTGCCGTGGCTGCGGAGCGCCTGGGCGTACTGCTGGAGGACCCAGACCTCGTTCTGCGCGGCGGCGAGGTGGTCGGGGGCGACCTGGGAGCCGAGGCGGGCGAGGCTGCTGTTGACGTCGGCGATCCGGCGGTCCACGGCGCGCAGCCGGACCTGGACGAGCTGCATGCCGGCGTAGGTCTCGTCGATGGACTTGCCGTGGAAGACCTCGACGGCGAGCTCGGTGACGAGCTTGCGGACGGAGTCGTGGGGGGTCGCGTCCAGGACGGCGGCCAGGTAGTCGCGGGGTTCTGCGACGCCCTGCTCGGCGCCGCCCGCTTCGGCGATGCACTCGCGCACGGCGGCGTAGGGCGGGGCGGTGAACTCGTCGGAGCCGTACGCGTCGAAGGCGGGCGAGACCAGGGCGGGCTTCTGGAGGGCCAGCTTGAGGAGTTCGCGTTCGGTGCGGTGGGCGGGGCTGCGCAGGTTGAGCGCGGGGCCGGAGGGGGCGACGGAGGCGGGTGCCACGTCCTGGTGGCGGGCGCCCGGGCGGGCCTGCCGGCCGCCGTTGTTCCCGGACCTGCCGGTGTCGCCGCCCCGTCCGCGCGCCCACTGGGCGAGCTGGTGGACGCGGTGGACGACGTACTCCTGGTCGAGGATGCCGACGAGTCCGGCGAGCTGGACGGCGACCTCGCGCTGCACACTGCCGGTCTTGATCTTCGCGACGACGGGCGCGGCCTCGTCGAGGGCGGCGGCGCGGCCGGCCGGGGTCTCCAGGTCGTAGCGGGCGACGATCTGGCGGAGCGCGAACTCGAAGAGCGGGGTCCGGGGTTCGACCAGGTCGCGGACGGCGTCGTCGCCCTTGACCAGGCGCAGGTCGCAGGGGTCCATGTTGTCGGGCGCGATGGCGATGTAGGTCTCGGCGGCGAACTTCTGGTCGTCCTCGAAGGCGCGCAGGGCCGCCTTCTGGCCTGCCGCGTCGCCGTCGAAGGTGAAGATCACCCGGGCGCTGCCGTTGTCCATCAGGAGGCGGCGCAGGATCTTGATGTGGTCGTTGCCGAAGGCGGTGCCGCAGGTGGCGATGGCGGTGGTGACGCCGGCCAGGTGGCAGGCCATGACGTCGGTGTAGCCCTCGACCACGACGGCGCGGCTGGCCTTGGCGATGTCCTTCTTGGCGAGGTCGATGCCGTAGAGGACCTGCGACTTCTTGTAGACCGGGGTCTCGGGTGTGTTCAGGTACTTCGGGCCGTTGTCGTCGTCGCGCAGTTTGCGCGCGCCGAAGCCGACGATCTCCCCGGCGGTGTCGCTGATGGGCCACATCAGCCGGCCGCGGAACCGGTCGATCGGGCCGCGGCGGCCGTCCTGGGAGAGGCCGGAGGTGATGAGTTCCTTGTCGCTGAAGCCCTTGCCGCGCAGGTAGCGGGTGAGGTGGTCCCAGCCGGCGGGGCTGTAGCCGACACCGAAGTGGGCGGCGGCGGCCTGGTCGAAGCCGCGTTCGGCCAAGAACGCGCGGCCGATCTCGGCCTCGGGTCCGTCGAGCTGCTCGACGTAGAACTTCGCGGCGGCCTGGTGGGCCTCGATCAGCCGGATGCGTTCGCCGCGCTGGTGGGAGGGGTTGTAGCCGCCCTCCTCGTAGCGCAGGGTGATGCCCGCCTTCGCGGCGAGGCGCTCGACCGTCTCGGAGAAGGTGAGGTGGTCGATCTTCATCACGAACGCGAGGGTGTCGCCGCCCTCCTGGCAGCCGAAGCAGTGGAACAGGCCCTTGGAGGGACTGACC includes the following:
- a CDS encoding YtxH domain-containing protein, encoding MRYRLTFIAGLALGYVLGTRAGRERYEQLKKSARQVAENPAVRNTVESAAQSGREYAGKAYHSVSEKVGEKVEGRVPASVADRVRSLRERAGHNGVEDDWGTTNT
- a CDS encoding FGGY family carbohydrate kinase; the encoded protein is MGIVAGLDSSAAFTHIVVCDTDTGAVLRQGYAAHPVEPKAVEVDPQAWLLSLGEAAAGGLLENVEAIGVAAQQHGLVALDRQGTPVRPALVGNDRRAQVAAADLVDGLGGRQPWAEAVGAVPQASQPVAKLRWLARTEPENAKRVAAVLQPHDWLVWQLLGRPARRTTDRGAASGTGYWSARTSSYRPDLVELALGHQAALPEVLGPSDAAGTTPEGLLISAGTGETMAAAFGLGVAAGDAVVSLGASGSVMAVHHEALADPRGMITSFADATGMHLPVVHTSNAVRALRGTADMLGLDGGLEELSELALKSTPGSSGLVLLPYLEGERTPQLPHAAGTLCGLRRESMKPEHLARAAFEGMLCSLADALDVLRRRGVRVRRVFLLGAAAELPAVRAMAPAVFGTQVVVPQPAQYAALGAARQAAWALGVSQGRLDPGTPPAWQGASAQVLEPGEELPVGRAVRQQYEATREQIHPGAFASDGPGAEDGTD
- a CDS encoding RNA polymerase sigma factor, which gives rise to MGARRPTEGGPPTPRSGSDHLEVAPVQTRTVTSTTDQDPAPAYAPAIPPQSRAAHHPESGARPPAPPEALLHEDDGDELPSAPPPSRAGDHTGAGSDLLRQYLREIGRVPLLTAAEEVELARRVEAGLFAEERLAASPDPDSRLAHDLDRIVVLGRTAKRRLIEANLRLVVSVAKRYVGRGLTLLDLVQEGNLGLIRAVEKFDYARGYKFSTYATWWIRQAMSRALADQARTIRVPVHVVEQINRVVRVRRRLLQERGHDPAAEEVGAELGLSAERIREVLRLAQEPVSLHAPVGEEADVCFGDLIEDGDAASPAESASFLLLREHLEAVLSTLGERERRVVRLRYGLDDGRSRTLEEIGTLFGVTRERIRQIEAKTLARLRGHAYAEQLRGYLD
- a CDS encoding ABC transporter ATP-binding protein; this translates as MLIKLLRSFLGPYRRPILLLVFLQLLQTCGSLFLPSLNADIIDNGVVKGDTGYILEYGGLMIAVSVVQVVCNIGAVYFGARTASSLGRDLRASVFDRVQSFSAREVARFGAPSLITRTTNDVQQIQMLVLMSFTLMVSAPIMCVGGIIMALGQDVPLSAVLLAVVPLLGIAVSLIVRKMRPLFRTMQTRLDTVNRVLREQITGNRVIRAFVRDGYEVKRFRGANTELTDVAVSTGRLMALMFPTVMTVVNVSSIAVVWFGAHRIDSGGMQIGALTAFLSYLMQIVMSVMMATFMFMMVPRAEVCAERIDEVLETESSVVPPVAPVTELRRHGHLELRGAEFRYPGAEEPVLRAVDLVARPGETTAIIGSTGSGKSTLLGLVARLFDVTEGEVLVDGTDVRTLDPALLAKTVSLVPQKPYLFSGTVASNLRYGNPDATDEELWHALEVAQAKEFVEGLENGLNAPVAQGGTNVSGGQRQRLAIARTLVRKPEIYLFDDSFSALDYATDAALRKALGRETAGATVVIVAQRVSTIRDADRILVLDEGRVVGTGTHRELMDGNETYREIVLSQLTEAEAA
- a CDS encoding ABC transporter ATP-binding protein, with amino-acid sequence MAGPGGRMMAGAPVQKSADFKGSAKRLLGRFSTEKSSLYLMLCAGVLSVGLSVVGPKILGAATDLIFGGVIGRSMPEGATKAQAIQHLRDKGDGGLADLLSGVDFTPGEGIDFTAVGHVLLAVLAVYVGAGLLMLVSTRLSIRVINRVVFQLREDLQTKLSRLPLSYFDKKQRGEVLSRATNDIDNISQTLQQTMGQLINSLLTIVGVLVMMFWISPLLALVALVTVPLSVVVASRVGKRSQPQFVQQWKVTGRLNAHIEEMYTGHALVKVFGRQDESAERFAEDNEALHEAAFKAQFNSGIMQPLMMFVSNLNYVLVAVVGGLRVASGSLSIGDVQAFIQYSRQFSMPLTQVASMANLLQSGVASAERVFELLDAEEQEADPADAQRPSELLGSVRLEKVSFRYDPEKPLIEDLSLSVEPGQTVAIVGPTGAGKTTLVNLLMRFYEVTGGRILLDGVDVARMSRDELRTGIGMVLQDTWLFGGSIAENIAYGASREVTREEIEEAARAAHADRFVRTLPEGYDTVIDDEGTGVSAGEKQLITIARAFLSDPVILVLDEATSSVDTRTEVLIQKAMARLAHGRTSFVIAHRLSTIRDADVILVMENGSIVEQGSHEELLAAKGAYARLYAAQFAEALAEVD
- the dnaG gene encoding DNA primase, which encodes MAGRINDDDVKAVRDAVPIDSVVSEYLQLKNAGGGNLKGLCPFHDEKSPSFQVSPSKGLFHCFGCQEGGDTLAFVMKIDHLTFSETVERLAAKAGITLRYEEGGYNPSHQRGERIRLIEAHQAAAKFYVEQLDGPEAEIGRAFLAERGFDQAAAAHFGVGYSPAGWDHLTRYLRGKGFSDKELITSGLSQDGRRGPIDRFRGRLMWPISDTAGEIVGFGARKLRDDDNGPKYLNTPETPVYKKSQVLYGIDLAKKDIAKASRAVVVEGYTDVMACHLAGVTTAIATCGTAFGNDHIKILRRLLMDNGSARVIFTFDGDAAGQKAALRAFEDDQKFAAETYIAIAPDNMDPCDLRLVKGDDAVRDLVEPRTPLFEFALRQIVARYDLETPAGRAAALDEAAPVVAKIKTGSVQREVAVQLAGLVGILDQEYVVHRVHQLAQWARGRGGDTGRSGNNGGRQARPGARHQDVAPASVAPSGPALNLRSPAHRTERELLKLALQKPALVSPAFDAYGSDEFTAPPYAAVRECIAEAGGAEQGVAEPRDYLAAVLDATPHDSVRKLVTELAVEVFHGKSIDETYAGMQLVQVRLRAVDRRIADVNSSLARLGSQVAPDHLAAAQNEVWVLQQYAQALRSHGTDAL